Proteins from one Mesoplodon densirostris isolate mMesDen1 chromosome 1, mMesDen1 primary haplotype, whole genome shotgun sequence genomic window:
- the HNRNPDL gene encoding heterogeneous nuclear ribonucleoprotein D-like isoform X2 encodes MEVPPRLSHVPPPLFPSAPATLASRSLSHWRPRAPRQLAPLLPSLAPSSARQGARRAQRHVTAQQPSRLAGGAAIKGGRRRRPDLFRRHFKSSSIQRSAAAAVATRIARQRFPADTSAAMEDMNEYSNIEEFAEGSKINASKNQQDDGKMFIGGLSWDTSKKDLTEYLSRFGEVVDCTIKTDPVTGRSRGFGFVLFKDAASVDKVLEMKEHKLDGKLIDPKRAKALKGKEPPKKVFVGGLSPDTSEEQIKEYFGAFGEIENIELPMDTKTNERRGFCFITYTDEEPVKKLLESRYHQIGSGKCEIKVAQPKEVYRQQQQQQKGGRGAAAGGRGGTRGRGRGQQSTYGKASRGGGNHQNNYQPY; translated from the exons ATGGAGGTCCCGCCCCGGCTTTCCCATGTGCCGCCGCCATTGTTCCCCTCCGCTCCCGCTACTTTAGCCTCCCGCAGCCTCTCCCATTGGCGGCCGAGGGCGCCGCGGCAGCTCGCCCCGCTCCTCCCTTCGCTCGCTCCCAGCTCTGCCCGGCAGGGGGCGCGCCGGGCCCAGCGCCACGTCACCGCCCAGCAGCCCTCCCGATTGGCGGGCGGGGCGGCTATAAAGGGTGGGCGCAGGCGGCGCCCGGATCTCTTCCGCCGCCATTTTAAATCCAGCTCCATACAACGTTCTGCCGCCGCTGCTGTCGCGACAAGGATTGCACGCCAGCGCTTCCCGGCCGACACCTCAGCCGCTATGGAAGACATGAACGAGTACAGCAACATAGAGGAATTTGCAGAGGGATCTAAGATCAACGCGAGCAAGAATCAGCAGGATGACGG TAAAATGTTTATTGGAGGCTTGAGCTGGGATACAAGCAAGAAAGATCTGACTGAATATTTGTCTCGATTTGGGGAAGTTGTAGACTGCACAATTAAAACAGATCCAGTCACTGGAAGATCAAGAGGATTTGGATTTGTGCTTTTCAAAGATGCTGCTAGTGTTGATAAG GTTTTGGAAATGAAAGAACACAAGCTGGATGGCAAATTGATAGACCCTAAAAGAGCCAAAGCTTTAAAAGGGAAGGAACCCCCTAAAAAGGTTTTTGTGGGTGGATTGAGCCCAGATACTTCAGaagaacaaattaaagaatattttggagCCTTTGGAGAG ATTGAAAATATTGAACTTcccatggatacaaaaacaaatgagAGAAGAGGATTTTGTTTTATTACATATACAGACGAAGAGCCAGTAAAGAAATTGTTAGAAAGCAGATACCATCAAATTGGTTCTGGGAAG tgtgAAATCAAAGTTGCACAACCCAAAGAGGTATATAggcagcaacagcaacaacaaaaaggaggaagaggtgcTGCAGCTGGTGGACGAGGTGGTACTAGGGGTCGTGGCCGAG GCCAACAGAGCACTTACGGCAAGGCATCTCGAGGGGGTGGCAATCACCAAAATAATTACCAACCATACTAA
- the ENOPH1 gene encoding enolase-phosphatase E1, whose product MVVLSVPAEVTVILLDIEGTTTPIAFVKDILFPYIKENVKEYLQTHWEEEECQQDVNLLRIQAEEDSQLDGAVPIPAASGNGADDLQRMIQAVVDNVWWQMSLDRKTTALKQLQGHMWRAAFKAGSMKAEFFEDVVPAVRKWREAGMKVYIYSSGSVEAQKLLFGHSTEGDILELVDGHFDTKIGHKVESESYRKIASSIGCSTNNILFLTDVTREASAAEEADVHVAVVVRPGNAGLTDDEKTYFSLITSFSELYLPSST is encoded by the exons ATGGTTGTGCTTTCGGTGCCCGCCGAAGTCACTGTGATCCTGTTAGATATCGAAGGTACCACAACCCCGATTGCTTTCGTGAAG GACATTTTGTTTCCTTACAtcaaagaaaatgttaaagaGTATCTGCAGACACATTGGGAAGAAGAGGAGTGCCAGCAGGATGTCAATCTTTTGAGGATACAG GCTGAAGAGGACTCCCAGCTGGATGGGGCTGTTCCGATCCCAGCAGCATCTGGGAATGGGGCGGATGACCTACAGCGGATGATCCAGGCTGTGGTAGATAACGTGTGGTGGCAGATGTCTCTGGACCGGAAGACCACGGCGCTGAAACAGCTGCAGGGCCACATGTGGAGGGCGGCATTCAAAGCTGGGAGCATGAAAGCAGA GTTCTTTGAAGATGTGGTTCCAGCAGTCAGGAAATGGAGAGAGGCTGGAATGAAGGTGTATATCTATTCTTCAGGGAGTGTAGAGGCACAGAAACTGTTATTTGGGCATTCTACAGAGGGAGATATTCTTGAG CTTGTGGACGGTCACTTTGATACCAAGATTGGACACAAAGTGGAGAGTGAGAGTTATCGAAAGATTGCCAGCAGCATTGGGTGCTCAACCAACAACATCTTGTTTCTGACGGACGTCACCCGAG AGGCCAGCGCTGCTGAGGAAGCTGACGTGCACGTAGCTGTGGTGGTGAGACCTGGCAACGCGGGGTTAACAGATGATGAGAAGACTTACTTCAGCCTCATCACGTCCTTCAGTGAACTGTACCTGCCTTCCTCAACCTAG
- the HNRNPDL gene encoding heterogeneous nuclear ribonucleoprotein D-like isoform X1 produces the protein MEVPPRLSHVPPPLFPSAPATLASRSLSHWRPRAPRQLAPLLPSLAPSSARQGARRAQRHVTAQQPSRLAGGAAIKGGRRRRPDLFRRHFKSSSIQRSAAAAVATRIARQRFPADTSAAMEDMNEYSNIEEFAEGSKINASKNQQDDGKMFIGGLSWDTSKKDLTEYLSRFGEVVDCTIKTDPVTGRSRGFGFVLFKDAASVDKVLEMKEHKLDGKLIDPKRAKALKGKEPPKKVFVGGLSPDTSEEQIKEYFGAFGEIENIELPMDTKTNERRGFCFITYTDEEPVKKLLESRYHQIGSGKCEIKVAQPKEVYRQQQQQQKGGRGAAAGGRGGTRGRGRGQGQNWNQGFNNYYDQGYGNYNSAYGGDQNYSGYGGYDYTGYNYGNYGYGQGYTDYSGQQSTYGKASRGGGNHQNNYQPY, from the exons ATGGAGGTCCCGCCCCGGCTTTCCCATGTGCCGCCGCCATTGTTCCCCTCCGCTCCCGCTACTTTAGCCTCCCGCAGCCTCTCCCATTGGCGGCCGAGGGCGCCGCGGCAGCTCGCCCCGCTCCTCCCTTCGCTCGCTCCCAGCTCTGCCCGGCAGGGGGCGCGCCGGGCCCAGCGCCACGTCACCGCCCAGCAGCCCTCCCGATTGGCGGGCGGGGCGGCTATAAAGGGTGGGCGCAGGCGGCGCCCGGATCTCTTCCGCCGCCATTTTAAATCCAGCTCCATACAACGTTCTGCCGCCGCTGCTGTCGCGACAAGGATTGCACGCCAGCGCTTCCCGGCCGACACCTCAGCCGCTATGGAAGACATGAACGAGTACAGCAACATAGAGGAATTTGCAGAGGGATCTAAGATCAACGCGAGCAAGAATCAGCAGGATGACGG TAAAATGTTTATTGGAGGCTTGAGCTGGGATACAAGCAAGAAAGATCTGACTGAATATTTGTCTCGATTTGGGGAAGTTGTAGACTGCACAATTAAAACAGATCCAGTCACTGGAAGATCAAGAGGATTTGGATTTGTGCTTTTCAAAGATGCTGCTAGTGTTGATAAG GTTTTGGAAATGAAAGAACACAAGCTGGATGGCAAATTGATAGACCCTAAAAGAGCCAAAGCTTTAAAAGGGAAGGAACCCCCTAAAAAGGTTTTTGTGGGTGGATTGAGCCCAGATACTTCAGaagaacaaattaaagaatattttggagCCTTTGGAGAG ATTGAAAATATTGAACTTcccatggatacaaaaacaaatgagAGAAGAGGATTTTGTTTTATTACATATACAGACGAAGAGCCAGTAAAGAAATTGTTAGAAAGCAGATACCATCAAATTGGTTCTGGGAAG tgtgAAATCAAAGTTGCACAACCCAAAGAGGTATATAggcagcaacagcaacaacaaaaaggaggaagaggtgcTGCAGCTGGTGGACGAGGTGGTACTAGGGGTCGTGGCCGAG GTCAGGGCCAAAACTGGAACCAAGGATTTAATAACTATTATGATCAAGGATATGGAAATTACAATAGTGCCTATGGTGGTGATCAAAACTATAGTGGCTATGGCGGCTATGATTATACTGGGTATAACTATGGGAACTATGGATATGGACAGGGATATACAGACTACAGTG GCCAACAGAGCACTTACGGCAAGGCATCTCGAGGGGGTGGCAATCACCAAAATAATTACCAACCATACTAA